The following proteins are co-located in the Anas platyrhynchos isolate ZD024472 breed Pekin duck chromosome 1, IASCAAS_PekinDuck_T2T, whole genome shotgun sequence genome:
- the LOC140002397 gene encoding uncharacterized protein — MFLYFLFCFTVFCFPFMLHSIFNSNQSCYQTELTNSVPVSISKQEYLNYLQKKPISNRDEIKHQTNLRITGGNEIDEEAGIQTCIVLNEGCEVTKDASAEVFSEQHPEDNEQCKGTDICWEQLKAEENHSDKEENITQPENGKNNEEFGEQERKQETCKQSNVDEEKSVEEPCTDRMSCNQSDSGEPSNQANNYEVGKINVNNEMNQHTPENKCETYRSGTEGVVMTPELCEMPKV; from the coding sequence atgtttctttatttcctgttttgttttactgtcttttgctttcctttcatgcTTCATTCTATCTTCAACTCGAATCAGAGTTGTTACCAAACTGAACTGACCAACTCTGTTCCTGTCAGTATCAGTAAACAAGAGTATTTGAATTACCTTCAAAAGAAACCTATTTCAAATAGGGATGAAATCAAACATCAGACTAATCTTAGAATTACTGGTGGCAATGAAATAGATGAGGAAGCAGGCATACAAACATGCATTGTGCTTAATGAAGGCTGTGAGGTTACAAAGGATGCAAGTGCTGAAGTGTTTTCTGAACAGCATCCTGAAGATAATGAACAATGCAAGGGCACAGATATTTGTTGGGAACAATTGAAAGCTGAAGAGAATCACAgtgataaagaagaaaatataacccaacctgaaaatggaaaaaataatgaggaattTGGAGAGCAGGAGAGGAAGCAAGAAACATGCAAACAATCAAATGTTGATGAAGAAAAAAGTGTAGAAGAGCCTTGCACTGACAGAATGAGCTGCAATCAGTCTGATTCAGGAGAGCCTTCTAATCAAGCTAACAACTATgaagtaggaaaaataaatgtcaataATGAAATGAATCAACACACTCCAGAGAATAAATGTGAAACTTACCGAAGTGGTACAGAGGGAGTTGTAATGACCCCAGAACTCTGTGAAATGCCTAAGGTTTGA